A window of Roseburia hominis A2-183 genomic DNA:
GCATTTGGGCTGTTTACGGAAGTCTCCTACAAGACGAGTCAGGAGTGGAAGAATGTGCTGGGACATGCGGCTTACATCTTAGAGGGCGCGAAGTGCCTGCACGACATCCCGTCGTTCCTCATGCAGGTAGAGTACGACAATGTGCGTCTTCAGGACGAGTTCATCTACGGGATGATCAGCAATTCCACCTCCGTGGGCGGATTTAAGGGGATGACCGGAAAGGACGTCCTGCTGGATGACGGAGTCTTCGAGGTCACACTCATCAAAAAGCCGAAGAACCCGATCGAGTTAAACGAGATCATCGCATCGTTGATCAATCTTGTGGACGATACGGACATGATTTATTCGTTTAAGACCAGCGAAGTGCGGTTCACGGCGAAGAACACAATCCCGTGGACGCTGGATGGAGAATTCGGCGGCGACCATGAGGAGGTCGTGGTGAAGAACCTGTGCAAGGCAGTCGAGATTATGGTGCCGCAGGGCGAGTGAGAGACCTTGTCGGGAAGTATGTTTTGTTAAAAATTTAACTTTATTTTTTACAGGAAGTAATATATAATAGCGGTAGGGTAAAAACAACTGCCGCATTGCGGCAAATTGATTAAGTTATGGAGGAATTCATTATGTTAGTATCTGCAAAAGAAATGTTAGAAAAAGCAAAAGCTGGTCACTATGCAGTAGGTCAGTTCAACATCAACAACCTTGAGTGGACAAAGTCTGTTCTCCTGACAGCAGAAGAGTTACAGTCTCCGGTAATCCTTGGTGTTTCCGAGGGCGCTGGTAAGTATATGACCGGTTTCGGTACAGTTGCAGCGATGGTAAAGGCAATGCATGATGAGCTCGGTATCACAGTTCCGGTTGCACTTCATCTGGATCATGGTACATACGAAGGATGCTACAAGTGCATCAAGGCTG
This region includes:
- a CDS encoding diacylglycerol/lipid kinase family protein, translated to MGTKKKLLFVFNPFSGKAQIKNQLLDIVDVMVKADYEVTIYPTQAQGDAIHKIEMEAGDYDLVVCSGGDGTLDEVVTGMMHREKKVPLGYIAAGSTNDFATSLGIPKNMVKAAETAVAGRAFPCDIGAFNGDFFVYVAAFGLFTEVSYKTSQEWKNVLGHAAYILEGAKCLHDIPSFLMQVEYDNVRLQDEFIYGMISNSTSVGGFKGMTGKDVLLDDGVFEVTLIKKPKNPIELNEIIASLINLVDDTDMIYSFKTSEVRFTAKNTIPWTLDGEFGGDHEEVVVKNLCKAVEIMVPQGE